In a single window of the Vitis vinifera cultivar Pinot Noir 40024 chromosome 6, ASM3070453v1 genome:
- the LOC109122740 gene encoding COPII coat assembly protein sec16, translating to MAKTRGVKTPSPSAHNNTSRASLVQDSMTEPQQPPAMQPSEYGVPPSPPQRRYQTKRPPTTLGANSSRSKKSSSRPPMKKARVSSLVEPSEPPQPQPPTIESQIPYGMTPEVIIRRPMVTQPPMEGNLDCRARPFHSELCFDRETFRHQPELRDSFHLLQRSPSWTRASRDTTGRAATAVLTLEATSSAPPTTPRTPPVVPATSAPHPFESSIAISISEFRGLCHTLQTLTATQSVLAQQMALVRAHQDQLIATQTQHTAILRPIQQHLGILSPPEPIDPSQDAPPAEQTMPPEETTIGEIETPISSTQTSTAEPLSPHDPPTTT from the exons ATGGCCAAAACGAGAGGAGTCAAGACCCCATCTCCATCAGCCCACAACAATACATCGAGAGCCTCACTTGTACAAGACTCCATGACTGAGCCTCAACAGCCACCCGCCATGCAACCTTCTGAATATGGAGTGCCGCCTAGTCCTCCTCAGCGAAGATATCAGACCAAGAGACCACCCACTACACTAGGGGCAAACTCTTCACGTTCCAAGAAGTCATCTAGTCGCCCTCCTATGAAGAAAGCCAGAGTCTCAAGTCTAGTGGAGCCATCAGAGCCTCCACAGCCTCAACCACCTACTATAGAGTCTCAGATTCCTTATGGGATGACTCCAGAAGTGATTATTAGGCGACCTATGGTTACTCAGCCACCCATggagggaaatttggattgcCGGGCTAGACCATTCCATTCTGAGCTATGTTTTGACAGAGAGACTTTCAGACACCAGCCAGAGCTTAGAGATTCATTCCACTTACTTCAGAG GAGCCCCAGCTGGACCAGAGCATCTAGAGATACCACAGGACGAGCAGCCACAGCAG TACTCACACTGGAGGCCACGTCTTCTGCTCCTCCTACCACTCCTAGGACTCCGCCTGTTGTACCAGCTACATCCGCGCCTCATCCATTTGAGTCTAGTATCGCCATATCTATTTCAGAGTTCAGAGGCCTATGTCATACTTTGCAGACATTGACCGCTACTCAAAGCGTCCTTGCCCAGCAGATGGCACTTGTACGTGCACATCAGGATCAGCTTATCGCCACCCAAACCCAACATACTGCTATCCTTAGGCCGATACAACAACATTTGGGTATTTTATCGCCACCTGAGCCTATAGATCCATCCCAGGATGCTCCTCCAGCAGAGCAGACTATGCCCCCTGAGGAGACGACTATAGGAGAGATCGAGACACCGATCTCGAGTACTCAGACTTCCACAGCCGAGCCATTGTCTCCACATGATCCTCCCACCACCACCTGA